A genomic segment from Alistipes senegalensis JC50 encodes:
- a CDS encoding nucleotidyl transferase AbiEii/AbiGii toxin family protein has protein sequence MKNNFWTFSDEQKSMFVAQTSERVGLPPQAVEKDWWVTMTLKALFESSCRDFITFKGGTSLSKGWHVIERFSEDIDIAIDKSFWRIAGDNKSQRDRIRKLSRAYIEQRLVAEMQALLEGYGASDFELRAVPAQDSDADPTLVLLPYRSIYANIEYVESQIRIEFSCRSMKEPRERIEIRPLIAEAYPDVFGELVFPIYAVVPSRTFLEKAFLLHEEFQKENPRVERMTRHLYDLERLMDTDFGKAALADPRMYAEIVKHRSIFNTIRGVDYRTHHPSRIDFIPPEKLAEVWRRDYERMQEYFIYGDSLPYDRLIARMAELRDRFRKVVMEDDFFSES, from the coding sequence ATGAAAAATAATTTTTGGACGTTTTCCGACGAGCAGAAAAGTATGTTCGTTGCACAGACGAGCGAGCGTGTCGGGCTTCCTCCGCAGGCTGTCGAGAAGGACTGGTGGGTGACGATGACGTTGAAAGCCCTGTTCGAATCGTCGTGCCGGGACTTCATCACCTTCAAGGGCGGTACGTCGTTGAGCAAGGGTTGGCATGTCATAGAACGCTTCTCGGAGGACATCGATATTGCAATCGACAAGTCCTTTTGGAGAATTGCCGGGGACAACAAGTCGCAGCGCGATCGGATTCGGAAACTTTCGCGGGCCTATATCGAGCAGCGGCTCGTTGCGGAAATGCAGGCATTGCTGGAAGGATATGGGGCTTCCGATTTTGAGTTGCGTGCCGTTCCGGCGCAGGACTCCGATGCTGATCCGACGCTGGTGCTGCTGCCGTATCGAAGCATTTATGCGAATATCGAGTATGTGGAATCGCAAATCCGGATCGAATTCAGCTGCCGGTCGATGAAAGAACCGCGTGAGCGGATCGAGATTCGTCCGCTGATTGCCGAGGCATATCCCGATGTATTCGGAGAATTGGTGTTCCCGATTTATGCGGTCGTGCCGTCACGGACGTTTTTGGAGAAAGCGTTTTTGCTGCATGAAGAGTTTCAGAAAGAGAATCCGCGCGTCGAGCGAATGACACGCCATCTGTACGATTTGGAGCGGCTGATGGATACGGATTTCGGAAAGGCAGCCTTGGCCGATCCGAGAATGTATGCCGAGATTGTCAAGCATCGCAGCATATTCAATACGATTCGCGGAGTCGATTATCGAACGCACCATCCAAGCCGGATCGATTTTATTCCGCCCGAAAAATTGGCGGAGGTATGGCGCAGGGATTATGAGCGGATGCAGGAGTATTTCATCTATGGAGATTCGCTGCCGTACGATCGACTGATCGCACGGATGGCGGAGTTGCGGGATCGGTTTCGGAAAGTTGTAATGGAGGATGATTTTTTCAGCGAATCGTAA
- a CDS encoding DUF6088 family protein produces MQAIEDKMLNKAKKCGRGKLYSASDFAVYGSAVSVAKALERLTRKGGLVRIARGLYCYPKIDRKFGLGIQYPTINEIAEKVARQSEARVVPTGMHALNVLGLSAQVPMNYVFYTDGNSRTVNLFNGRKLRFKRVALKNLAYQNKTLMLAVFALKEIGRPQVTEEHIAQLKTIFARIPKSSILPDLRLVPAWIRKIIMSFYEK; encoded by the coding sequence ATGCAAGCAATAGAGGATAAGATGCTTAATAAGGCAAAAAAGTGCGGGAGGGGTAAGTTGTATTCCGCATCCGATTTCGCTGTGTATGGATCGGCCGTATCGGTTGCGAAGGCATTGGAACGGCTTACCCGAAAAGGCGGTTTAGTCCGTATTGCGAGGGGCCTCTATTGCTATCCCAAAATCGACAGAAAGTTTGGACTGGGCATACAATACCCGACCATCAATGAAATCGCTGAAAAGGTAGCCCGGCAGAGCGAAGCCCGGGTTGTTCCGACGGGTATGCACGCATTGAATGTATTGGGATTGTCTGCCCAGGTACCGATGAACTATGTGTTTTATACCGACGGCAATTCCCGGACTGTCAATCTGTTCAACGGTCGTAAATTGCGATTCAAGCGTGTGGCGCTTAAAAATCTGGCCTATCAGAATAAAACGCTGATGCTTGCCGTGTTCGCTTTGAAGGAGATCGGTCGGCCGCAGGTGACGGAGGAGCACATCGCCCAACTGAAGACGATATTCGCCCGGATTCCGAAGTCGAGCATCCTGCCCGATCTGCGGTTGGTGCCGGCATGGATTCGTAAAATCATTATGTCGTTCTATGAAAAATAA
- a CDS encoding site-specific integrase, which produces MAKVTYVLAQGENSAGESQVNFRVYVSRESRVRVPSGIWVDRKRWGKKNDINIPNIPGEERDALLAKRTKLKELVDVIETSVEAADDKSTVTREWLEKLIRRTLRPKTATSVEDKKIDFFSLTNEYLTTHKLSESRVKHFNVLVRTLKRYELYRKLSNRRFVLDVHTVSPTTLDDFGVFLMKEPDIFDEHPELYDEVPYARPKVRKNLPVKRGPYLNAAGETVIPGRPKERGMNYVSDMLIRLRSFYVWLNDNGHTSNNPFKQYKIAEIVYGTPIYITTDERKQLAEADMGDDKQLETQRDIFVFQCMIGCRVSDLYKMTYANIIGDCIEYVPRKTRDDRVVTVSVPLIGAAKELIRKYLDENRGTLFPFISEQKYNVYIKAAFRKAGLTRMVTTIDQRTRQNVQVPICDLASSHMARRTFIGNVYKSVKDPAIVGAMSGHKDGSRAFARYRDIDMDIKRDAVSVLE; this is translated from the coding sequence ATGGCAAAAGTTACATATGTTTTGGCGCAAGGGGAGAACAGCGCGGGAGAATCGCAGGTTAATTTCCGCGTCTATGTTTCCCGTGAATCGCGTGTACGAGTGCCATCCGGAATTTGGGTCGATCGGAAACGCTGGGGAAAGAAAAACGATATCAATATTCCGAATATTCCGGGAGAAGAACGCGATGCGCTGTTGGCAAAGCGGACGAAATTGAAAGAGTTGGTCGATGTGATAGAGACCTCGGTCGAGGCGGCAGACGACAAATCGACCGTTACGCGCGAGTGGCTCGAAAAGTTGATCCGGCGCACTTTGCGGCCGAAGACGGCGACTTCCGTCGAGGATAAGAAAATAGATTTTTTCTCGTTGACAAATGAATATCTCACTACACACAAATTGTCCGAGTCGCGTGTCAAACATTTCAATGTCTTGGTGCGGACGCTGAAGCGATATGAGCTGTATCGGAAACTGTCGAACCGACGGTTCGTGCTGGATGTACACACCGTATCTCCGACGACACTTGATGATTTCGGGGTATTTCTGATGAAAGAACCGGATATTTTCGACGAACATCCGGAGTTGTACGACGAGGTGCCGTATGCTCGGCCGAAGGTGAGGAAGAATCTGCCTGTGAAGCGTGGCCCCTATCTCAATGCTGCGGGAGAAACGGTAATTCCCGGCCGTCCGAAAGAGCGGGGAATGAATTACGTTTCGGATATGTTGATTCGTCTGCGGTCGTTCTATGTATGGTTAAACGATAACGGACATACCTCCAATAATCCGTTCAAGCAGTATAAGATTGCGGAGATTGTTTACGGTACGCCCATCTATATTACGACAGACGAACGCAAACAGTTGGCCGAAGCGGATATGGGGGATGACAAGCAGCTGGAAACGCAACGAGATATTTTTGTTTTTCAATGTATGATCGGTTGCCGGGTGAGCGACCTTTACAAGATGACCTATGCCAATATCATCGGCGATTGCATCGAATATGTTCCCCGTAAGACGCGAGACGACCGGGTGGTGACGGTCTCGGTGCCGCTGATCGGTGCTGCGAAGGAGTTGATTCGCAAATACCTCGATGAGAACCGGGGAACGCTGTTTCCGTTTATTTCGGAGCAAAAGTATAATGTCTATATCAAAGCGGCGTTCCGTAAAGCGGGACTTACGCGCATGGTGACGACGATCGACCAGCGGACGCGGCAGAATGTTCAGGTGCCGATCTGCGACCTTGCTTCGTCGCACATGGCGCGCCGGACATTCATCGGGAATGTTTATAAAAGCGTGAAAGACCCTGCGATCGTGGGAGCGATGTCCGGTCATAAGGACGGCAGCCGGGCGTTCGCCCGTTATCGTGATATTGACATGGATATCAAGCGTGATGCAGTAAGCGTGTTGGAGTAA
- a CDS encoding SDR family NAD(P)-dependent oxidoreductase, whose amino-acid sequence MERMWALITGASSGIGYCYAEELASRGYPLVIVSNEEAALCKAADRLTRQYGVEICPIPMDLATADAADRLYEACRERNIRIDVLVNNAGMYRFGETLDIDSGFTTKMLALHVLTPTRLCLLFGQDMRRQRHGYILNMSSVTAWLAYPGINVYGATKRYLKNFSRGLHTELRDYGVYVTAVCPGAVDTDLYNLNEKLRRRLVRSGIMLPPGKLARKAVRALFRGKAVLVPGLLNRLALPLIGLIPHGLIRRAARRSGILPLQS is encoded by the coding sequence ATGGAACGCATGTGGGCATTGATTACCGGAGCCAGTTCCGGCATCGGATACTGCTACGCCGAAGAACTGGCTTCGCGCGGCTATCCGCTGGTCATCGTCAGCAACGAAGAGGCGGCGCTGTGCAAAGCCGCCGACAGACTGACCCGGCAATACGGCGTGGAAATATGTCCGATCCCGATGGATCTGGCGACGGCAGATGCCGCCGACAGGCTTTATGAGGCATGCCGCGAACGGAACATCCGGATCGACGTGCTGGTCAACAACGCCGGCATGTATCGTTTCGGCGAAACGCTCGACATCGACAGCGGCTTCACGACGAAGATGCTCGCCCTGCACGTCCTCACTCCGACGCGTCTCTGCCTCCTTTTCGGGCAGGATATGCGCCGGCAGCGGCACGGATATATCCTGAACATGTCCTCCGTGACGGCATGGCTGGCCTATCCGGGAATCAATGTCTACGGGGCGACGAAACGCTATCTGAAAAATTTCTCGCGGGGCCTGCACACGGAACTGCGCGACTACGGCGTGTACGTGACGGCGGTCTGTCCGGGTGCGGTGGATACCGACCTCTACAATCTGAACGAAAAACTGCGGCGGCGCCTGGTGCGGTCGGGCATTATGCTGCCGCCCGGGAAACTCGCCCGCAAGGCGGTGCGTGCGTTGTTCCGCGGCAAAGCCGTGCTGGTTCCCGGTCTGCTGAACCGCCTGGCATTGCCGCTCATCGGGCTGATCCCGCACGGCCTGATCCGCCGTGCGGCACGCCGGTCGGGCATCCTGCCGTTGCAATCGTAA
- a CDS encoding RNA polymerase sigma-70 factor: protein MNRPNGHISRESFDALYADYKPRFVRIAQSYVRNGMVAEDIVTDSFLYLWEHRAELTITASLPAYVLGAVKHGCLEWLRNEKNRLNIRQQIHTTAYHSIQARITALEACDPGQLFASEVAAIVQEEIARMPEPMRSIFVASRFDGKTYQEIADTTGISVRNVKAAIQRALGIMREALKDYLPAWMISLLLSEMRF, encoded by the coding sequence ATGAACCGCCCGAACGGACATATCTCCCGCGAATCTTTCGACGCCTTGTACGCCGATTACAAGCCGCGTTTCGTCCGGATCGCACAGTCGTACGTCCGCAACGGCATGGTCGCCGAGGACATCGTGACCGACAGTTTCCTCTACCTCTGGGAGCACCGCGCGGAGCTGACGATCACCGCGAGCCTCCCCGCCTACGTGCTGGGCGCCGTGAAACACGGCTGTCTGGAATGGCTGCGCAACGAGAAGAATCGGCTGAATATCCGGCAGCAAATCCACACCACGGCCTATCACAGCATTCAGGCCCGCATCACGGCGTTGGAAGCCTGCGACCCCGGCCAGCTCTTCGCCTCGGAGGTCGCCGCGATCGTGCAGGAGGAGATCGCCCGCATGCCCGAGCCGATGCGGAGCATATTCGTCGCCAGCCGCTTCGACGGCAAGACCTATCAGGAGATCGCCGACACAACGGGCATCAGCGTCCGCAATGTGAAAGCCGCCATCCAGCGGGCGCTGGGCATCATGCGCGAAGCGCTGAAAGACTATCTTCCGGCCTGGATGATTTCGCTGCTGCTCAGCGAGATGCGTTTTTAA
- a CDS encoding FecR family protein — MEKELLYKYIDGRTSEAEEQAVVDWLRADPEHQQELNALWFVHNTTLVNAPRPAGRPMPAARPQWLRLPAVRRCMQAAAALLLLAGTWYASRSVVIEKTANQYLSIAAPAGQRVDITLQDGTTVCLNAGARLEYPLRFGKTRRVKLSGEAMFDVDHDAARPFVVETFACNVEVLGTKFNVATDEAAREFSTALLRGRLRVTNKLTRDDEIVMNTNDFVSLSGDRLALRSIENTDDYLWPEGIFNLAGHNFGEIIARLESLYGVTIAIEKTASPELNIIRGKIPVAMGLDYALRALQKITPFEYESADNGTITIR, encoded by the coding sequence ATGGAAAAAGAATTGTTGTACAAATACATCGACGGCCGGACCTCGGAAGCGGAGGAGCAGGCCGTCGTGGATTGGCTGCGGGCCGATCCCGAACACCAGCAGGAGCTGAACGCCCTGTGGTTCGTCCACAATACCACCCTCGTCAACGCACCCCGTCCCGCCGGCCGGCCGATGCCCGCCGCACGTCCGCAATGGCTCCGCCTGCCGGCCGTGCGCCGCTGCATGCAGGCCGCTGCCGCCCTGCTGCTGCTCGCGGGAACGTGGTACGCCTCCCGGAGCGTCGTCATCGAGAAGACGGCCAACCAGTATCTCTCGATCGCCGCCCCCGCGGGACAGCGCGTGGACATCACGTTGCAGGACGGCACGACCGTCTGCCTGAACGCCGGGGCACGGCTGGAATACCCGCTGCGGTTCGGCAAGACCCGGCGGGTGAAACTCTCCGGCGAAGCGATGTTCGACGTGGACCACGACGCGGCGCGCCCGTTCGTCGTGGAGACCTTCGCCTGCAACGTCGAGGTGCTGGGAACGAAATTCAACGTCGCGACCGACGAAGCCGCCCGCGAATTCTCCACGGCCCTGCTGCGGGGCCGGCTCCGCGTAACGAACAAGCTCACCCGGGACGACGAGATCGTGATGAATACGAACGATTTCGTCAGCCTCAGCGGCGACCGCCTCGCCCTGCGGAGCATCGAGAACACCGACGACTACCTCTGGCCGGAGGGCATATTCAACCTGGCGGGGCATAACTTCGGAGAGATCATCGCGCGGCTCGAAAGCCTCTACGGCGTGACGATCGCCATCGAAAAGACGGCGAGTCCCGAGCTGAACATCATCCGCGGCAAGATTCCCGTCGCCATGGGGCTGGACTACGCCCTGCGGGCGCTCCAAAAGATCACCCCATTCGAATACGAATCGGCGGACAACGGCACGATCACCATCCGGTGA